The following proteins come from a genomic window of Abditibacteriaceae bacterium:
- a CDS encoding phytanoyl-CoA dioxygenase family protein produces the protein MGTDIAQKDPIKSLQLAEGETRFYNEEGYLLLPGLLSQNEAAQLRGEVMKIISEIGLETSKLKQTHEYLRGGALETLVNSANLRSIAGQLMGGKAHLYLPFTAVKTPGGGQFHFHQDNQYTRHNGPSINCWFALSDMSPENGCLNVIPRSHLKGTLGVKESPDSDGHKMIDWEPSDFLPIRMRAGDCIAFTRLTVHGSGPNTTEEDRLAYAVQMHREGTGWRQPDGTYLDLREHPRFSDIHGVDKISVPTSKRDGH, from the coding sequence ATGGGAACCGATATCGCACAAAAAGACCCGATTAAGTCGCTGCAATTAGCCGAAGGCGAAACCCGCTTTTACAACGAAGAAGGCTATTTGCTTTTGCCGGGTTTGCTTTCGCAGAATGAGGCCGCCCAGTTGCGCGGTGAGGTTATGAAAATCATAAGCGAAATTGGTCTGGAAACCAGCAAGCTTAAGCAAACACACGAGTATCTTCGCGGCGGCGCGTTGGAAACGCTGGTCAATTCGGCCAATCTCCGCAGCATCGCAGGACAATTAATGGGCGGCAAGGCTCATTTGTATCTTCCGTTTACCGCTGTAAAAACTCCCGGCGGCGGCCAATTCCACTTTCATCAGGACAACCAATACACGCGCCACAACGGGCCAAGCATCAATTGCTGGTTTGCTTTATCGGATATGTCGCCCGAAAATGGCTGTTTAAATGTCATTCCGCGCAGCCACCTCAAAGGCACGCTGGGCGTGAAGGAAAGTCCCGATAGCGACGGCCATAAAATGATTGATTGGGAACCCAGTGATTTTCTGCCGATTCGGATGCGTGCCGGCGATTGCATTGCCTTCACGCGTCTCACGGTTCATGGCAGCGGGCCGAACACAACAGAAGAAGACCGCTTGGCTTACGCTGTTCAAATGCACCGCGAAGGCACCGGATGGCGACAACCCGACGGCACTTACCTCGATCTGCGGGAACACCCGCGCTTCTCCGATATTCACGGCGTCGATAAAATTTCGGTTCCTACGAGCAAACGTGATGGGCATTAA
- a CDS encoding AraC family transcriptional regulator, producing the protein MDFVFVLLCYLFIMDDLVFLHCGYTKNCTATVDKHFDGYHTLQLMTAGEVELFYDNEAYALRGTSVWTAFPGPHIRFHAAANVPWWTHRYAAFTGPRVARWISEGLWFLTPQCVRPRKKYERLFDDLLQHVARAEPLNQRAATAILERLLVEIAQDRLQHNAVRKEPWLQAVLSALENEYMPDYAFLAREQGMALSTLRRRFLAATGTPIHAYVVQKRIARAREMLGKSDVPIKAIASQLGYADEFFFARQFKQIVGVAPAAFRRSRQ; encoded by the coding sequence ATGGACTTTGTATTCGTGCTTTTGTGTTATTTGTTCATCATGGACGATTTAGTTTTTCTTCATTGTGGTTATACGAAGAATTGCACGGCCACCGTTGATAAGCATTTTGACGGCTACCATACGCTGCAATTGATGACAGCCGGAGAAGTGGAACTTTTCTATGACAATGAAGCTTACGCCCTGCGTGGCACAAGCGTATGGACGGCGTTTCCCGGCCCGCATATTCGTTTTCACGCTGCTGCAAATGTGCCGTGGTGGACACATCGATATGCCGCGTTTACCGGCCCACGCGTCGCTCGCTGGATTTCTGAAGGCCTATGGTTTTTGACGCCCCAGTGCGTGCGGCCCCGCAAAAAATACGAACGATTGTTCGACGATTTGCTGCAGCACGTTGCTCGTGCAGAGCCGCTTAACCAGCGTGCAGCGACGGCAATCTTAGAGCGTTTACTTGTCGAAATCGCACAAGACCGTTTGCAGCACAACGCCGTGCGCAAGGAACCCTGGCTGCAAGCCGTGTTGTCTGCCCTGGAAAATGAATATATGCCGGATTACGCTTTTCTGGCGCGCGAGCAGGGCATGGCACTTTCGACATTGCGCCGTCGCTTTCTGGCAGCGACAGGAACGCCGATTCATGCTTACGTTGTGCAGAAGCGCATTGCCCGCGCGCGGGAGATGCTGGGAAAAAGCGACGTCCCTATCAAAGCGATTGCATCGCAACTGGGCTACGCCGACGAATTCTTCTTTGCGCGTCAATTCAAGCAGATCGTCGGTGTCGCGCCTGCCGCTTTTCGACGCAGCCGCCAATAA
- a CDS encoding BON domain-containing protein: MKRVSLSLCTVVCILAASGCSKRDQQEMGNALEQTGEKTGNTLKQAGKATVSTLKDIGNSAEKKLKPAINLTGDAAITGTVKTRLLADKWISATGIDVTTKNNIVTLTGKIGSQQQKVRASKIAKETTKVRGVVNKLQIGK, from the coding sequence ATGAAACGTGTTTCACTTTCCCTCTGTACTGTCGTTTGTATTCTCGCCGCGAGCGGTTGTTCCAAACGCGATCAGCAGGAAATGGGGAATGCGTTGGAGCAAACCGGCGAAAAAACCGGCAATACGCTCAAGCAAGCGGGCAAAGCGACCGTTTCGACATTAAAAGACATTGGCAACAGCGCCGAAAAGAAACTCAAGCCCGCGATTAATTTGACTGGTGATGCAGCAATTACTGGTACTGTAAAAACGCGTTTGCTCGCCGACAAATGGATTAGCGCAACGGGAATCGATGTGACGACGAAAAACAACATCGTGACTTTAACTGGAAAAATTGGTTCGCAACAGCAGAAAGTGCGCGCCAGCAAAATCGCCAAAGAAACGACCAAAGTGCGCGGTGTGGTGAACAAGCTGCAAATCGGAAAATAA
- a CDS encoding hydroxyacid dehydrogenase, producing MKKVLSQPPLSHIVTMFREESWDALRAEFDVYENESGEPMTREESLQHLPGCSAILTGWGAPAFTREMLDAAPDLQIIAHTAGSVKFLFSDEIVNEVLIPRGITVFAGNNGLAVNVAEATIGMMIMASRRWQEHIVSYSSKGPSSPAPRNGQFLTGATVGLVSASKVARNVIRLLQPFDCRILLFDPYVSPATARGLGVELVKLDELFRQSDIVSLHAPVTAETHNMIGAQQLKKMPDGAVLVNTARGKILDHDALLNEVRKGRIVAALDVTTPEPLPVDSEFWRLPNVILTPHIAGDGYAGYFRIGDTTRDALHDCFAGRPVAGAVPLDKWDILA from the coding sequence ATGAAAAAAGTTCTGTCACAACCACCGTTGTCGCACATCGTAACGATGTTCCGCGAAGAAAGTTGGGACGCGTTGCGCGCCGAATTCGACGTTTACGAAAATGAAAGCGGCGAGCCGATGACACGCGAAGAAAGCCTCCAGCATTTGCCGGGCTGCTCGGCGATTCTCACGGGTTGGGGCGCACCGGCCTTCACGCGCGAAATGCTCGACGCCGCGCCCGATTTGCAGATTATCGCGCACACCGCTGGTTCGGTGAAATTTTTATTCTCCGACGAAATTGTCAACGAAGTTCTCATTCCACGCGGCATCACGGTTTTTGCGGGCAACAACGGACTGGCCGTAAACGTGGCCGAAGCCACCATCGGGATGATGATTATGGCGTCGCGGCGTTGGCAGGAGCACATCGTCTCCTACAGCAGCAAAGGTCCTAGTTCGCCTGCGCCACGCAACGGCCAGTTCCTCACCGGCGCGACAGTGGGCTTGGTTTCCGCCTCGAAAGTGGCGCGTAACGTGATTCGTTTGCTGCAGCCGTTCGATTGCCGCATTTTGCTATTCGATCCTTACGTTTCGCCCGCAACAGCGCGCGGCCTGGGCGTCGAATTGGTCAAGCTCGATGAGTTGTTCCGGCAAAGCGACATAGTCAGTTTGCACGCGCCAGTCACGGCAGAAACACACAACATGATTGGCGCGCAACAGTTGAAGAAAATGCCCGACGGCGCGGTTCTGGTTAATACCGCGCGCGGCAAGATTCTGGATCACGATGCGTTGCTCAACGAAGTGCGGAAGGGCCGCATCGTCGCGGCGCTCGATGTCACGACGCCCGAACCATTGCCGGTCGATTCCGAATTCTGGCGCTTGCCGAACGTTATTCTGACACCGCATATCGCGGGCGATGGCTACGCCGGATATTTCCGCATCGGCGACACCACGCGCGACGCCTTGCACGACTGCTTTGCCGGAAGGCCCGTTGCAGGTGCGGTGCCTTTGGACAAATGGGATATTCTGGCGTAA
- a CDS encoding phosphoglucomutase/phosphomannomutase family protein: MATSPIAFGTDGWRAVIADAYTFDNVRAIAGALAAHLKTTQKDKINNGVAIGYDTRFLSAEFARVAADTMAAQGVPVWISDRDASTPAISWAVKSGDLAGGVMITASHNPPKYNGFKFFIASGQSAGKESTGAVEALLGKKHKLAAVPAEVEEFNPIPNFLQQLRNVVDFDLLKKNRGRVVCDFVHGVGRGMLDTALRDCGWKVSTIRETPDPMFGGILPDPANPLCHNALQAAVLKGKADLGLANDPDADRFGVVDSKGVYLSPNQIIALVYVHLLTHRQMKGDIARTVATTHLLDLIAAKHGQKVKETPVGFKWLGAALDAGEAILGGEESGGMSIANHTLSKDGIVADLLAAEVWAVHKAPLSEVYAKLMKKYGAYYSTRIDVHLEAEAKDALMNGMKTNAPSTFGGSGVRDVVTLDGVKLNLEDGSWLLLRASGTEPLVRVYLEARTKARLKELEKAAAALSQQ, translated from the coding sequence ATGGCTACTTCTCCGATTGCTTTTGGAACCGACGGCTGGCGTGCCGTTATCGCCGATGCTTACACCTTCGACAATGTCCGCGCGATTGCGGGCGCACTGGCAGCACACCTGAAAACGACGCAAAAAGACAAAATCAACAACGGCGTCGCGATTGGCTACGACACGCGTTTTCTTTCCGCAGAATTCGCACGTGTCGCCGCCGACACGATGGCCGCACAAGGCGTTCCGGTCTGGATTTCCGACCGTGATGCTTCGACGCCCGCAATTTCGTGGGCCGTCAAAAGCGGCGACTTGGCTGGCGGCGTGATGATTACCGCGTCGCACAACCCGCCCAAATACAACGGCTTCAAGTTCTTTATTGCTTCGGGCCAATCGGCGGGCAAAGAAAGTACAGGCGCAGTGGAAGCACTGCTCGGCAAGAAGCACAAACTGGCGGCAGTTCCGGCAGAAGTCGAAGAATTCAACCCGATTCCGAATTTCTTGCAGCAACTTCGCAACGTCGTCGATTTCGACTTGCTGAAGAAGAATCGGGGCCGTGTGGTGTGCGACTTTGTGCATGGCGTCGGACGCGGAATGCTCGACACAGCGTTACGCGATTGCGGCTGGAAAGTCTCGACCATTCGCGAAACGCCCGACCCAATGTTCGGCGGCATTCTCCCCGATCCGGCAAACCCGCTTTGCCACAACGCGCTGCAAGCCGCAGTTCTTAAAGGCAAAGCCGACTTGGGCCTCGCGAACGACCCCGACGCCGACCGTTTTGGCGTTGTCGATAGCAAAGGTGTTTACCTTTCGCCCAATCAGATTATCGCGCTGGTTTACGTGCATTTGCTGACGCATCGCCAGATGAAGGGTGACATCGCGCGCACGGTTGCGACCACGCATCTGCTCGATTTAATTGCAGCTAAGCACGGTCAGAAAGTGAAAGAAACGCCGGTTGGCTTCAAGTGGCTCGGCGCCGCGCTCGACGCGGGCGAAGCGATTTTGGGCGGCGAAGAATCGGGCGGCATGAGCATCGCCAATCACACATTGAGCAAAGATGGCATCGTCGCTGACTTGCTGGCTGCCGAAGTGTGGGCGGTTCATAAAGCGCCGCTCTCCGAGGTTTACGCAAAGCTGATGAAGAAGTACGGCGCGTATTACTCGACGCGCATCGACGTGCATCTGGAAGCCGAAGCCAAAGACGCTTTGATGAACGGCATGAAAACCAACGCGCCAAGCACATTCGGCGGCTCGGGTGTGCGCGATGTTGTCACGCTCGATGGCGTGAAATTGAATCTCGAAGATGGTTCGTGGTTACTGCTTCGCGCATCGGGAACCGAACCTCTGGTTCGCGTTTACCTCGAAGCCCGCACCAAAGCCCGCTTGAAAGAATTGGAGAAAGCCGCAGCCGCGCTAAGCCAGCAGTAA